A genome region from Alkalimarinus coralli includes the following:
- a CDS encoding LPS-assembly lipoprotein LptE, producing the protein MLHNKLNVISIALLTLALTACGFQLRGSASIPAELRLMSLNCSNDLSKALCQSLTKQLELNGVNLVDSASANYILTIISLNSSRRAVSITDRAVAVEYEVTNKATFNLVAADQTVIIKDTSTSARQSYRFDEDNVISKTREEEQVKEQLNKQLAYKIISRLSPYNKLKIDQIRASQES; encoded by the coding sequence ATGCTCCACAACAAGCTAAATGTAATATCAATCGCCCTGTTAACCCTTGCACTGACTGCGTGCGGCTTTCAACTCAGAGGTAGCGCCAGCATTCCGGCCGAGCTACGCCTAATGAGCTTGAATTGCAGCAACGACCTGTCGAAGGCGTTATGCCAATCGCTGACTAAACAGCTTGAACTTAACGGCGTGAATCTGGTTGATAGCGCTTCAGCTAACTACATCCTAACAATCATTTCACTGAATAGCAGTCGACGCGCCGTATCTATCACAGACCGGGCAGTCGCTGTCGAATATGAGGTTACTAATAAGGCAACATTTAACCTTGTTGCTGCCGACCAAACCGTCATTATTAAAGACACGTCGACCTCCGCAAGGCAGAGCTATCGATTTGATGAAGATAACGTCATCAGCAAAACACGAGAAGAAGAACAAGTTAAAGAACAACTCAACAAACAATTAGCCTATAAAATAATCAGCCGACTCTCTCCCTATAACAAACTAAAAATCGATCAAATCAGAGCCTCACAAGAAAGCTGA
- the holA gene encoding DNA polymerase III subunit delta yields the protein MKLKPEQLKGHLSNQLLPVYLINGDEALLVQEACDEVRRTCRKEGFTERLSWHADRQFDWNQLLEEAGSLSLFGDKKIIEIRLDNGKPGDKGSKAIEQFCQATSEDTVLIVITCRLDAATQKRKWVSAIDKIGSIVTLWPVSGEQLPSWIQARSRQIGLTLDQESLSLLAERVEGNLLAAKQELEKLALLCPDGQITPEQVSQSVADSARFDIFNLTDECVKGQTKHALHILQGLKSEGTEPPVILWALTRDLRVIYELSSCNRQGTPQKPVFSAHRVIAKRQNLLSRSAARLSVQQLNHLIKLSERIDQSIKGNKQYGSSWELLAEFVLILSGQPVNLSAI from the coding sequence ATGAAACTTAAACCTGAACAGCTAAAAGGTCACCTATCCAACCAGTTGCTTCCGGTTTACCTGATCAATGGGGATGAAGCACTACTGGTGCAGGAGGCGTGCGACGAAGTCAGAAGAACGTGCCGAAAAGAGGGGTTTACAGAACGCTTAAGTTGGCACGCTGATCGCCAGTTTGACTGGAACCAGCTACTCGAAGAAGCAGGTAGTCTATCTCTTTTCGGTGACAAAAAAATTATCGAGATCAGGTTAGATAACGGCAAACCCGGAGACAAAGGAAGCAAGGCAATAGAACAGTTTTGCCAGGCAACATCGGAAGATACCGTTTTAATCGTTATCACCTGCAGGCTCGACGCTGCAACCCAAAAAAGAAAGTGGGTTAGCGCTATCGATAAAATCGGCAGCATTGTCACTCTTTGGCCCGTTAGTGGAGAGCAGCTCCCCAGCTGGATACAAGCCAGAAGCCGCCAAATAGGCCTAACCCTTGATCAAGAATCACTATCCCTATTGGCAGAGCGTGTTGAAGGAAACCTGCTTGCAGCCAAACAAGAGCTGGAAAAGCTGGCACTACTCTGCCCAGATGGGCAGATTACACCAGAGCAAGTGAGCCAGAGCGTCGCTGATAGCGCCCGCTTTGACATATTCAACCTCACAGACGAGTGCGTCAAAGGACAAACCAAGCATGCACTACATATACTACAAGGGTTAAAGTCGGAAGGCACAGAACCCCCCGTCATACTTTGGGCACTGACCAGAGACCTGAGGGTAATCTACGAGCTATCTAGCTGCAATCGACAAGGAACACCCCAAAAACCCGTTTTTTCAGCTCACCGCGTTATCGCCAAACGGCAGAATTTACTGAGTCGATCAGCAGCAAGGCTATCCGTTCAGCAACTCAACCACCTTATTAAGTTATCAGAGCGCATAGATCAAAGCATCAAAGGGAACAAGCAATATGGCTCAAGCTGGGAACTATTGGCTGAATTTGTACTGATATTAAGTGGGCAGCCTGTAAATCTTTCTGCAATCTAA
- a CDS encoding endonuclease: MIKRTGIFLSLIVFLAFCTSAQAQTRFNDPKETLKKYFWGELYKDGGTTFYCKKPFTKKNVLVTDSHIYSTGWVRDHLACGTPRQCRNESEQYRQITSDLHNIVPADSRFELKRKNARFGELGDEVEIENCGFRRSFQLLQPPEEIKGDIARAILYMHDTYKLPIMGAIDDLKRWNRADPPSEEEIARNKRVGEIQGNENPFINTPERANSL, from the coding sequence ATGATAAAAAGAACAGGTATTTTTCTATCACTTATTGTATTTTTAGCTTTTTGCACCTCTGCGCAGGCGCAAACAAGGTTTAACGATCCTAAAGAAACATTAAAAAAGTACTTTTGGGGCGAGCTGTATAAAGATGGCGGCACCACCTTTTATTGCAAAAAGCCTTTTACTAAAAAGAATGTTTTAGTCACAGACAGCCATATTTACTCAACCGGATGGGTTCGTGACCACCTTGCCTGTGGCACACCCAGACAGTGCCGAAACGAAAGCGAACAGTACCGCCAGATAACCTCAGACCTTCACAATATAGTACCTGCTGATTCACGCTTTGAGCTCAAGCGAAAAAATGCCCGCTTCGGAGAGCTAGGCGATGAAGTTGAAATAGAGAATTGCGGGTTCCGTCGCTCATTCCAGCTTCTGCAACCCCCCGAAGAAATTAAGGGTGATATCGCGCGGGCAATTCTGTACATGCACGACACCTACAAACTCCCTATCATGGGGGCTATTGATGACCTAAAACGCTGGAACAGGGCTGACCCTCCAAGCGAAGAAGAAATAGCAAGAAATAAGCGCGTGGGTGAAATTCAGGGTAATGAAAACCCATTTATCAACACCCCTGAGAGAGCAAATTCACTTTAG
- a CDS encoding acyl-CoA dehydrogenase C-terminal domain-containing protein, producing MAEYQAPLRDMRFVLNEVFEADKLWASLAGTQDTVDPETAEAILEEAGKITASLIAPLSREGDEEGCTWHEAGVNTPTGYKEAYKTFIEGGWCGLSGNADYEGMGMPKMLGAQYEEMLYSSDISFGLYACLTSGACLAIDAHATEELKQKYLPKMYSGEWAGAMDLTEPHSGTDLGMIRTKAVENGDGSYSITGTKIFITGGEQDLSENIIHLVLAKLPGAPAGSRGISLFLVPRNSVDENNVVGENNKVTCGSIEHKMGIKASATCVMNFDGAQGWLVGEENKGLAAMFTMMNYERLSVGIQGFAAAERSYQNAVEYAKDRIQGRAPTGVVLADKEADPIIVHPDVRRMLMTMRAYTEGSRAFSTYVASFLDVAKFSDDAEQKKKADAMVALLTPIAKAYMTDRALESCIAGQQVFGGHGFIREWGQEQLVRDTRITQIYEGTNGIQSLDLMGRKVVSNGGKLYELFATEVSEFVEANAGNDALASYIKPLAVAIERLSDVTEFVINSAAEDANAIGAASVEYLELFGLTAYAYMWARMAAVAAPKAGSDTSGFYEAKLKTANFFFSRLLPRSAYLSESIRSGSEDMMSLDAEAF from the coding sequence ATGGCTGAGTATCAAGCGCCATTGCGCGATATGCGCTTCGTTCTTAATGAAGTCTTTGAAGCAGATAAGTTATGGGCTTCTTTGGCAGGGACTCAGGACACGGTTGACCCTGAAACAGCAGAAGCAATACTGGAAGAAGCAGGCAAAATAACTGCGTCTTTGATTGCACCTTTGAGCCGCGAAGGGGATGAAGAAGGCTGTACTTGGCATGAGGCGGGTGTGAATACACCAACTGGCTACAAAGAAGCCTACAAGACATTTATTGAAGGTGGTTGGTGTGGCCTGAGTGGTAATGCTGATTATGAAGGCATGGGTATGCCCAAAATGCTGGGTGCGCAGTACGAAGAAATGCTGTATTCATCTGATATCTCATTCGGTCTGTATGCATGTTTGACATCAGGTGCATGTCTTGCCATCGACGCTCATGCGACTGAAGAGCTTAAACAGAAATATTTGCCAAAAATGTATTCTGGCGAATGGGCGGGTGCGATGGACTTGACTGAGCCTCATTCAGGCACAGACCTTGGCATGATCCGTACTAAAGCCGTTGAAAATGGTGATGGAAGCTACTCGATTACTGGGACAAAAATATTCATTACAGGTGGTGAGCAAGACTTAAGTGAGAATATTATTCACTTAGTTTTGGCTAAGTTGCCGGGTGCACCTGCCGGTTCTCGTGGTATCTCACTGTTTTTGGTGCCTCGTAACTCTGTTGATGAAAATAATGTTGTTGGTGAGAACAACAAGGTAACCTGTGGTTCTATTGAGCACAAGATGGGTATCAAGGCATCAGCCACCTGTGTTATGAACTTTGATGGCGCTCAGGGTTGGTTAGTCGGCGAAGAGAATAAAGGCTTGGCTGCAATGTTCACTATGATGAACTACGAGCGTCTAAGTGTAGGTATTCAAGGGTTCGCGGCTGCAGAACGCTCTTATCAGAATGCTGTTGAATATGCGAAAGATCGCATTCAGGGCCGTGCGCCGACTGGTGTGGTTCTGGCCGATAAAGAAGCTGACCCCATCATTGTTCATCCTGATGTTCGTCGTATGCTTATGACAATGAGAGCATACACCGAAGGTAGCCGAGCATTCTCGACGTATGTTGCTTCTTTCCTTGATGTTGCCAAGTTTTCTGATGATGCAGAGCAGAAGAAGAAAGCAGACGCAATGGTTGCGCTGTTAACGCCGATAGCTAAAGCCTATATGACGGATCGTGCACTGGAAAGCTGTATAGCTGGCCAACAGGTCTTTGGTGGACACGGATTTATTCGAGAGTGGGGCCAAGAGCAGTTAGTACGTGATACTCGTATTACCCAAATTTATGAAGGAACCAATGGCATTCAGTCTCTTGACTTGATGGGGCGTAAAGTCGTTTCAAATGGCGGTAAGCTGTACGAACTATTCGCAACTGAAGTTTCTGAGTTTGTTGAAGCTAATGCTGGTAATGATGCACTTGCGTCATACATCAAGCCTCTGGCGGTTGCCATTGAGCGATTGTCTGATGTGACAGAGTTTGTTATCAACTCAGCCGCGGAAGATGCAAATGCTATTGGTGCTGCGTCAGTTGAGTATTTGGAGTTGTTCGGTCTTACTGCTTATGCATATATGTGGGCTCGAATGGCTGCAGTTGCTGCGCCAAAGGCTGGTAGCGATACCAGTGGCTTTTACGAAGCTAAGCTTAAAACAGCTAACTTCTTCTTTAGCCGTTTGTTACCTCGTTCAGCTTATCTTTCAGAGAGCATTCGTTCTGGTAGTGAGGATATGATGTCGCTAGATGCTGAAGCGTTTTAA
- a CDS encoding acyl-CoA dehydrogenase C-terminal domain-containing protein, whose translation MPEYKAPLREINFVMKELLDSEKHYESFPGGAEASPEMVDAIIGEGAKFCEEVLAPLNTVGDEEGCTLTENGVTTPTGFKEAYQQFVEGGWPTLSADTNYGGQGLPESLNIVVSEMVGTANWSWGMYPGLSHGAVNTVSEFGTDEQKETYLTKLVTGEWTGTMCLTEPHCGSDLGILRTKAEPNADGSYSITGTKIFISAGDHDMTDNIVHIVLARLPDAPQGTKGISLFIVPKFLPENGEANAVTCGSLEHKMGIHGNATCVMNFDGSKGWLIGPENKGLNCMFTFMNTARIGTALQGVGAAEGSFQGAIAYAKDRLAMRSLTGIKNPDGAADPIIVHPDVRRMLLTQKAIAEGSRAMCYFSAQQADLVHGSDSEEVRKAADDMLGFMTPILKAFITEVGYEAANHGMQVFGGHGFISEWGMEQIVRDTRISLMYEGTTGIQALDLLGRKVLMTQGAALKQFTKLVHVFCKENADNEEMKQFVEPLQTLNKEWGDLTMKVGMAAMKNRDEVGSASVDYLMYSGYVTMAYFWARMALVAQQKLAEGTTETGFYTAKVQTAQFYFKRLLPRTKAHAEMMVAGSDSVMAMEEENFIF comes from the coding sequence ATGCCAGAATATAAAGCCCCCCTTCGTGAAATCAACTTTGTAATGAAAGAGCTTCTCGATAGTGAAAAACACTATGAGAGTTTTCCAGGTGGAGCAGAAGCCTCACCAGAGATGGTTGATGCAATTATCGGTGAAGGTGCAAAATTTTGTGAAGAAGTACTGGCGCCATTAAACACGGTTGGTGATGAAGAAGGTTGTACTCTAACAGAAAATGGCGTTACCACGCCTACAGGCTTCAAAGAAGCTTACCAGCAGTTTGTTGAAGGTGGATGGCCAACATTAAGTGCTGACACCAACTACGGTGGTCAGGGCTTGCCAGAGTCTTTGAACATTGTTGTAAGTGAAATGGTTGGTACTGCTAACTGGTCTTGGGGTATGTACCCAGGCTTGAGCCACGGTGCAGTAAATACTGTGAGCGAGTTTGGTACTGACGAGCAGAAAGAAACATACCTGACTAAGCTGGTTACAGGTGAGTGGACAGGTACCATGTGTTTGACTGAGCCTCATTGTGGTTCTGACCTAGGTATTCTGCGCACTAAAGCTGAACCAAATGCAGACGGTTCATACAGCATTACAGGCACAAAAATCTTTATCTCGGCTGGTGATCACGACATGACGGACAATATTGTTCATATCGTGTTGGCACGCCTACCAGATGCGCCTCAGGGCACCAAAGGTATTTCTCTGTTTATCGTTCCCAAGTTCTTGCCAGAAAACGGTGAAGCGAACGCAGTAACGTGTGGTTCTTTAGAGCACAAAATGGGTATCCATGGTAACGCAACGTGCGTTATGAACTTTGATGGATCAAAAGGTTGGTTGATCGGCCCTGAAAACAAAGGTCTGAACTGCATGTTCACGTTCATGAACACTGCACGTATCGGTACTGCTCTACAGGGTGTTGGTGCTGCTGAAGGCTCTTTCCAGGGCGCGATTGCATACGCTAAAGACCGTTTGGCCATGCGCTCATTAACAGGAATTAAAAACCCTGATGGTGCTGCTGATCCGATCATCGTACACCCAGACGTACGTCGTATGTTGTTAACTCAGAAGGCTATTGCTGAAGGTTCGCGTGCAATGTGCTACTTCTCAGCACAACAGGCTGACTTGGTGCATGGTTCAGACTCAGAAGAAGTTCGTAAAGCGGCCGATGACATGCTTGGTTTTATGACGCCAATCTTGAAAGCGTTTATCACTGAAGTAGGTTATGAAGCTGCTAACCACGGTATGCAGGTATTTGGTGGGCACGGCTTTATCTCTGAGTGGGGTATGGAGCAGATTGTTCGTGATACCCGTATCTCGTTGATGTACGAAGGAACAACCGGTATACAGGCTCTTGACCTGCTGGGTCGTAAAGTACTTATGACTCAGGGTGCTGCACTTAAGCAGTTCACCAAGCTTGTTCACGTATTCTGCAAAGAGAATGCTGACAACGAAGAGATGAAGCAGTTTGTTGAGCCACTACAGACACTTAACAAAGAGTGGGGCGATCTGACCATGAAGGTTGGTATGGCTGCAATGAAGAATCGTGATGAGGTAGGTTCTGCTTCTGTAGATTACTTGATGTACTCTGGTTATGTGACAATGGCATACTTCTGGGCGCGTATGGCTCTTGTAGCGCAGCAGAAGTTGGCTGAAGGAACGACTGAAACCGGTTTCTATACTGCCAAGGTTCAGACCGCTCAGTTCTACTTCAAGCGCTTATTGCCACGAACTAAAGCACACGCAGAGATGATGGTTGCTGGTTCTGACTCAGTAATGGCGATGGAAGAAGAAAACTTTATCTTCTAA
- a CDS encoding putative metalloprotease CJM1_0395 family protein, whose product MQITNASVPFPNAVAPFSPKVDQPSSGVTKDILASSFAPLNETQTVSASQNSLSERNVVYSPESLVQSVGEAGQEPVTGVAPQTIGNAPEPSTSGAVSLSPEGSGSRASDEGSNEAATGTVNGDAAPDAEQGDVSGANSTPGSSSSTEEGTSEQPDSFGGLTPEEQEIVSELAARDREVRTHEQQHQAVGGQYAGSASYSYQVGPDGVQYAIGGEVSIDISEVPNNPQATIDKMRIVQSAALAPAEPSAQDRSVASTASRIILQAQAELASQRSEELQASRDEVQQRQIEAAEAREQQQERQDDARTSVSEGVRTYESLVELGQQFENGLTPAVNLDEVV is encoded by the coding sequence TTGCAGATTACGAATGCTAGCGTTCCTTTCCCAAATGCTGTCGCACCGTTCTCTCCAAAGGTAGATCAGCCCAGTTCGGGCGTCACAAAAGATATACTCGCCTCAAGCTTCGCTCCTTTAAATGAAACCCAAACAGTTTCTGCGTCTCAAAATAGTCTAAGTGAAAGAAACGTTGTATATAGCCCTGAGTCGTTGGTTCAATCTGTTGGTGAGGCAGGACAGGAACCGGTCACCGGTGTTGCGCCGCAAACGATTGGCAATGCGCCAGAGCCGTCGACGAGTGGCGCTGTCAGCCTTTCACCTGAAGGCAGTGGCTCAAGAGCCTCTGATGAGGGAAGCAATGAAGCTGCAACAGGGACGGTTAATGGTGACGCTGCCCCAGATGCTGAGCAAGGGGACGTAAGCGGTGCCAATTCGACTCCAGGTTCCTCATCAAGCACCGAAGAAGGGACTTCTGAACAGCCTGATTCATTTGGTGGTTTAACGCCTGAAGAGCAAGAGATTGTCAGTGAACTGGCGGCAAGAGACCGAGAAGTGCGTACCCATGAGCAGCAACATCAGGCGGTGGGTGGACAATATGCCGGATCGGCCAGTTACTCCTATCAGGTGGGGCCTGATGGTGTTCAATATGCCATTGGTGGAGAGGTGTCCATTGACATATCAGAAGTACCTAATAATCCCCAGGCAACGATTGATAAAATGCGCATTGTGCAGAGTGCCGCGCTGGCACCGGCAGAACCGTCCGCTCAGGATCGCTCGGTGGCCTCTACTGCAAGCAGGATTATATTGCAGGCGCAGGCTGAATTAGCCTCTCAGCGGTCTGAGGAACTGCAAGCCAGCCGAGACGAAGTCCAGCAGCGGCAGATAGAGGCGGCTGAGGCGCGAGAGCAGCAGCAAGAACGCCAGGATGACGCACGAACCTCGGTTTCAGAGGGCGTTCGTACGTACGAAAGTCTGGTGGAGCTGGGCCAGCAATTTGAAAACGGTTTAACGCCTGCTGTTAACCTTGATGAAGTCGTCTGA
- the bioD gene encoding dethiobiotin synthase codes for MAKTFFVTGTDTDVGKTIVSAALLEAAKQKGLQTLAIKPVAAGCDITDEGLRNSDALLLQEHMTLDLPYAQVNPVALDAPAAPHIVAAGQGKALSVSRLVGYCRGALMTKHDLSLIEGAGGWRVPLNARETLADLPCELNIPVILVVSVKLGCINHALLTAEAIRRDGLPIAGWVANRVTSEPIDFEHENIETLRSALPAPCLGVLPYSSPLSIETLAKSLSIDALNCE; via the coding sequence ATGGCAAAAACGTTTTTTGTGACTGGAACTGATACCGATGTGGGTAAGACGATTGTTTCTGCCGCCTTGCTAGAGGCAGCCAAACAAAAGGGGTTGCAAACACTAGCCATTAAGCCTGTTGCAGCGGGCTGTGACATTACCGATGAAGGTTTGAGGAATAGCGATGCGCTGTTACTTCAGGAGCATATGACGCTGGATCTTCCATACGCACAAGTAAACCCTGTTGCGTTAGACGCTCCAGCCGCACCGCACATTGTAGCGGCGGGTCAAGGAAAAGCGTTATCGGTATCTCGTCTGGTCGGTTATTGTAGAGGCGCGTTGATGACAAAACACGACCTTTCGCTTATTGAAGGGGCAGGAGGGTGGCGAGTCCCACTTAACGCGCGTGAGACATTGGCTGACCTGCCTTGTGAATTAAACATTCCAGTCATTCTGGTGGTGTCGGTAAAGTTAGGCTGTATTAATCATGCGCTACTGACAGCAGAAGCAATTCGACGGGATGGATTGCCTATTGCGGGCTGGGTGGCAAACCGCGTCACTTCAGAGCCTATCGATTTCGAACATGAAAATATCGAAACGTTGCGATCTGCGTTGCCTGCACCTTGCCTGGGAGTGCTGCCATACTCTTCGCCCCTGTCAATTGAAACGCTGGCTAAAAGCCTTTCAATTGACGCGCTAAACTGTGAATAA
- the bioC gene encoding malonyl-ACP O-methyltransferase BioC gives MNSDAVMIEKRNVAASFGRAATSYDTAAHFQRSVGDRLLALLPSSKSDLAVDLGCGTGHFTPMLGNQLKAAQTVGIDLSEGMITYARENRGYTEDSISWLVGDAENLPIATGSVDVIFTSLAIQWCDSYHSLFEELYRVLKPGGDVVFSTLLDGTLKELELAWREVDSYRHVNTFVSAGVIADAVKGAGFETVTSQQYTHTLKYPAVKALTRELKMLGAHNVNEGRPTKVTGRERILRFKNAYERFRGSDGMLPATYEVFLGRLRKPLNE, from the coding sequence TTGAATTCCGATGCCGTAATGATTGAAAAGCGAAATGTTGCAGCGTCATTTGGCCGTGCTGCGACAAGTTATGATACCGCAGCGCATTTTCAGAGAAGTGTTGGTGATCGGCTGTTAGCGTTGTTGCCAAGTAGCAAGTCTGACTTAGCGGTGGATTTAGGGTGTGGAACCGGGCACTTTACTCCGATGTTAGGCAACCAATTAAAGGCGGCTCAAACGGTCGGTATTGATCTCTCAGAGGGGATGATTACGTACGCTCGTGAAAACAGGGGGTATACAGAGGACTCCATTTCATGGTTGGTAGGCGATGCAGAGAATTTGCCGATAGCAACAGGCTCAGTTGATGTGATATTTACATCATTGGCGATTCAATGGTGCGATAGCTATCACTCACTGTTTGAAGAATTATATAGGGTGCTGAAACCGGGGGGAGATGTTGTTTTTTCCACTCTTCTGGATGGTACACTCAAAGAACTCGAACTAGCCTGGCGTGAGGTCGATAGCTATCGACATGTAAATACCTTTGTTAGTGCCGGTGTTATCGCCGACGCTGTGAAAGGTGCCGGATTTGAAACAGTTACATCTCAACAATACACTCACACCTTAAAATACCCGGCAGTTAAAGCATTGACTCGTGAGCTAAAAATGCTTGGTGCGCACAATGTCAATGAAGGCAGGCCAACCAAAGTGACTGGGCGAGAGCGCATTCTGCGATTTAAAAATGCCTATGAGCGTTTCAGAGGTTCGGATGGCATGCTGCCCGCAACCTACGAAGTATTTCTCGGACGTTTAAGAAAACCCTTAAACGAGTAG
- a CDS encoding alpha/beta fold hydrolase, which produces MNIVIINGWGMPSGIWAGFCDLLNAHIAYKRCKVIDIDRTLSVSEWVDYLNDIVEPDTLLVGWSLGGMLALEYAYQHPQNIRGVCLMQVNPKFVAGPDWSTAMDYGVFQAFKGLAGSENEADIKRLISRFSFLVTAGGVDALGDLKALKKCFSVDSVPTAKVLYQSLELLESLDVRNRLKDLKVPLLHLFGEQDQLVPVDVACQVDSALQRSELVCKGRHFSRRVELIPEMSHFPCVSAADLVVKQIVRFIGETV; this is translated from the coding sequence ATGAATATAGTAATTATTAACGGCTGGGGGATGCCTTCCGGCATTTGGGCTGGGTTTTGTGATCTGCTCAATGCTCATATTGCATATAAACGCTGTAAGGTCATTGATATTGACCGCACTTTGAGTGTGAGTGAGTGGGTGGACTATCTGAATGATATTGTTGAACCCGATACGCTGTTAGTGGGCTGGTCTCTTGGCGGAATGTTGGCGCTTGAATATGCCTATCAGCATCCACAAAACATACGTGGCGTCTGCCTGATGCAAGTGAACCCCAAATTTGTTGCGGGGCCTGACTGGTCGACGGCCATGGATTATGGGGTGTTTCAAGCCTTTAAAGGGTTAGCTGGCAGTGAGAATGAGGCGGATATTAAGCGTCTGATAAGCCGGTTCTCATTTTTGGTGACGGCCGGTGGTGTTGATGCACTAGGTGATTTAAAAGCGCTTAAAAAATGCTTCTCTGTTGACTCTGTGCCTACTGCAAAGGTCCTGTATCAGAGTCTTGAGTTACTGGAATCTCTCGATGTAAGAAACAGGCTAAAAGACCTCAAGGTGCCTCTGTTGCATCTTTTCGGAGAGCAGGATCAACTGGTTCCGGTTGATGTGGCTTGCCAGGTTGATAGCGCTTTACAACGTAGCGAACTCGTTTGTAAGGGGCGACACTTCAGCAGGCGTGTTGAGTTAATACCTGAGATGTCTCACTTTCCATGTGTTAGTGCAGCAGACTTGGTTGTTAAGCAAATAGTTCGATTTATTGGGGAAACCGTTTGA
- the bioF gene encoding 8-amino-7-oxononanoate synthase, whose product MGFESLASELEERKKKHLYRSRRLLQSPQGSEVLLDNKRFLAFCNNDYLGLANHPDVVNAFRQAANECGVGGGASHLVNGHHQQHHQLEEELAEFTGRDRVLLFSNGYMANIGAVNALLGKGDSVLEDRLNHASLLDAGLLSGARFQRYHHADSESLAQRLVNLPSTNRRSLVVTDGVFSMDGDIPPLPELVATCRQNNAWLMVDDAHGFGTLGRNGGGCIEHFELGQDDVQVLVGTLGKAFGTAGAFVAGSELLIDTLVQNARSYIYTTAMPPAVAAATRVSLKLLQNEHWRRERLADLIKRFRNGAVQLGYELMDSFSPIQPIVIGSEEKALALAAWLEEQGVLITAIRPPTVPKGTARLRVTLCAEHTEQQVDRLLDLLDQAKPQ is encoded by the coding sequence GTGGGATTTGAATCGTTAGCGTCGGAACTGGAAGAGCGAAAGAAGAAGCATTTGTATCGCAGTCGCCGGTTGTTGCAATCCCCTCAGGGTTCTGAAGTGTTGCTGGATAACAAGCGCTTTCTGGCATTTTGCAATAATGATTATCTGGGGCTGGCAAACCATCCTGATGTCGTCAACGCATTCCGGCAAGCGGCTAATGAGTGCGGTGTTGGAGGTGGTGCCTCTCATCTGGTTAATGGGCATCACCAACAACACCATCAGCTCGAAGAAGAACTGGCCGAATTTACCGGCAGAGATCGTGTTCTGCTTTTCTCTAATGGGTATATGGCCAATATCGGTGCTGTAAATGCACTGCTTGGCAAAGGGGATTCAGTACTGGAAGACCGGCTGAATCATGCTTCTTTGCTGGATGCAGGGCTTTTGAGTGGTGCCCGTTTTCAGCGCTACCACCATGCTGACTCAGAGAGTCTGGCACAGCGTCTTGTCAATCTCCCCTCTACTAATCGTCGTTCTTTAGTGGTGACCGATGGTGTTTTCAGTATGGATGGTGATATCCCCCCGCTGCCTGAGTTAGTGGCCACTTGCCGACAAAATAATGCATGGCTGATGGTTGATGATGCTCATGGTTTCGGCACTTTGGGCAGGAATGGCGGTGGTTGCATAGAACATTTTGAACTTGGACAGGATGATGTTCAAGTTCTGGTCGGGACGTTGGGCAAGGCGTTTGGAACTGCAGGGGCGTTTGTAGCGGGCAGCGAATTGTTGATCGATACGCTGGTTCAGAATGCGCGCAGCTATATCTATACCACGGCTATGCCTCCTGCCGTTGCTGCGGCGACTCGCGTGAGCTTGAAGCTGTTGCAGAACGAGCACTGGCGAAGAGAGCGTCTGGCTGACCTTATAAAGCGTTTTCGCAATGGTGCCGTCCAGTTGGGGTATGAGCTAATGGACTCTTTCAGCCCAATCCAACCGATTGTGATTGGTAGCGAAGAAAAAGCACTGGCGCTAGCGGCATGGTTGGAAGAGCAGGGAGTACTGATTACTGCGATACGGCCGCCTACCGTGCCAAAGGGCACAGCCCGGTTAAGGGTAACGCTTTGTGCAGAACACACTGAGCAACAAGTCGACAGGTTGCTTGATTTGCTTGATCAGGCAAAACCCCAATGA